From the genome of Metarhizium brunneum chromosome 4, complete sequence, one region includes:
- the atnA_0 gene encoding Nonribosomal peptide synthase atnA, with the protein MTHLQSQPIISHPIVGENVMFAENPEDVKSVSIDDVWSQNASVPETVEACVHGLIKRTVWEFPNRQAVCSWDGDLTYQQLDNISSTLAHYLVEIGLQVGNHVLLSFEKSLLAPIAVMAAMKAGGVSIAVDGSHSQLAGPESSKQLCASLCISSAANRSALTDAGVQDILILDHQFLLELSTRPRSSQLPKVTPSDGLFSSLDATSENFSAMGTVTHSQFSSAIVYQQRALGFGKDTRTLDYISYTSPVAWCYLLHTLSSGGCLCMPSPHRDSGIALPKSAPGNANCAFVTPDWAHDLNYEDISTLVQVNCFSEETTLSDLSLGETELTVFSAYGCAKLASVIPIAKTIIPYNGEDQALSSDSGVFDGDWRVSAIKASIQSLASDESNMDETSFSQRVYGLCLWIVDIDDPTSLAPMGKVGELWVEGPLLGQGGVDKDQSFVENPLWLVNGTENHPGRNGLLLRTGSLAKYRQDGTIQLLGQGLGGETCVVRADLSASELDLRWSISRGHDQDSELYIQHDEASQDEVESTMQNIWAAILHVDPAMISGDSHFFRMGGDMIQAMLLCKAAGSSSICINTREIYKHPYLKDISEVCRRHRSKDRAEPRPALLSALESREARSQISRLCNIEESRVLDILPCTPLQEGLLALTVKNPGDYVARNVFKIGKDVELVKLKRAWDYVVMMNTILRTRIVSLPDNGLVQAVLAEETHWVDSLAEEDSVMSLGTPLTRFSLLPENAEGDVFLLWEIHHALYDGWSMNLLLQDVQDVYYGNEIQDLESMDAFLDYVTTMDKNSRDEFWRSQFAGIQGCHFPTPKNTDNPRPDQKLEVSVSDLDWFNSDFTSSTILRAAWCILSAHNTNSDEALFGVTVTGRQAPVSGIERITGPTIATVPLRIVLDWDKDVESILHRVQQQSVDMIPFEQTGLQHIRRLGEEPSLACNFQTLLVVQPPSGGGSVEPEEEFLTEVHDEENANKWQDFSTYALVIECQLEAKGVHVRLGFDSTLVSETKMAHVAANLETVIRQFSDPRLRRQTLRNTLGETLTTFGLDQIWAWNRVVPEPTELCVHDLITQRTLEDSSAPAICAWDGHLTYGQLAELSENLAERLASLNVRGCLIPLYFEKSMWMPVAAVAVMKAGAGVVAVDMKLPEERIRSLISQLGSPVALSSAENQDLVRKIAGSGDVLIVGPGQQCLEPLHLPTKLPLVQPSDTVYTVFTSGSTGTPKGAMVSHGNFCSAITHQQRRLMFSRSSRVLDFSSYAFDASWCNLIHALTSGGCLCIPSAYERENQLAECFKKYNVTTVDLTPSVARMLGPKVLSDLSTLILGGEAVVPADAFLAGDKTAIINVYGPAECTPTVTLSEVSADGITIGRGAGVCTWVVDVNNSQVLAPLGEIGELWVEGPLVGQGYLANPDKTATVFIKDPAWLSRGAPGHTGRTGRVYRTGDLVRYTSSGELIFVGRKDTQVKIRGQRVELEDLEHHIASSMDSVKSNDIKTLTVVAETIRPKQASSAVLVAFVALESSEAELTDEQHRMLVQNLVQVSNDRLQEKIPIYMVPASYIPIRKIPMTPSGKTDRQQLRDIAESAWKEYRKMPDKTATQEILTDVEKLLQQIWMAVLNLSAQEVSVNKAFTRIGGDSISAMQVVAQCRQHNISITVADILQSGTIRQLASHCKSISRHSVPDDDEGVDEEGSEPFDLSPIQQLFFDAYPTGLNHFNQTFVLELGSLVPGARFFAAVKDLVDRHAILRNRFHRPAAGAAWKQSIAPKGPSSFAFVEHNVSNRDEVMLLSQWRQEHLDIENGPVFACDLFNIAGDVQLVTLSAHHLVVDLVSWRIIWGDIEDHIRHGNLISAPSTSWKSWLRRQIRANRHASPISVLPYSVPLPDLEFWGLPLGENTFGNCTLITEEFESFVTNAIFGDANECLRTEPVDILLGAMAHSFHRIFPERCLPTIWLEGHGREYSQNLPVDISGTVGWFTTLHPVPVPVKPGDSVIEAIRFAKDIRRKVPGKGQPYFACRFYSESGREAAQGQDITEVTFNFTGRFQQLEAEEGLFKRPEHLGDSDYDMVDVSPTAHRLTMIEITADVEDDWLMVSFQVHQNMRHQERLQRWAQEFGTSVRSAVTELSKSRASFTLSDLPLLPMSYGALDALLCNQLPSLGIQTENVVDILPCSPLQQGILLSSEKESASYATCSTWRCLATEGMATTIEPERLRTAWTRLVQRHPILSTVFALHPEGDGFIQIILKNANVQAKFVKSGSQDPDAMLNTLQRPHFEAHEPQHLFFVCQSDSGDVACRLDISHALMDAASMSVILQELINLYDGIVPAPVPPFRRVMSHISSIPRAQRISPWVSMLTGVTPCEFPLAIHTASAGDERHGDIPVPPLELAEVSRLCMNLGITRAVFFQVAWAMVLATFTGMDEVCFGYLASGRDAPIDGIEGIVGPLANLLISRIDLRDSPRNVLESVSNRSIQHLAMQYASLAEIQHELGISGKKLFNTSLSIRESDKLKSYEKRSLSFEASAGEDPHEFDMGLSASIDGSNIDLVVEYREPYIQQSVAAQACDVLSMAVTYLLQTNYENHLLEGEITVSSNVSLFDGFYKQIVGTDEVTTTAFWREQFQGTTGSHFPSPPAVQRSRTYKEVSLFQKGGLHLDSDIESRTYIKAAWAIVAARMLDSTEAIFGLASDDHSLLPVRIPITWTGNVNNLLQSIQKQGQDMEIFKRTGLQRIRRISAEASLACDFQSVLSVNNDDAQQVQSGDYAILLKYIKTQLGSCVSIKFDSSTLSENEVTRLFYQFEHVHQQLLSPEAGELKVQDVSITSSRDLQDIWTWNAKLPEAVSDNMPRMIRETVHRQPGATAIHAWDGSLSYQQLDDLSTTLAYHLRKVGVEKGDMIPLCFEKSMWMPVSALAIMKTGAACVATDPSNQPEERLRGMTAQIEAKTILASVAYTDMAKRLGAGNVISVDLERLFEFALSLDHEPSLPEIDASDILYIIFTSGTTGVPKGAMVTHGNYCSAIVHQRELLGFESNSRVLDFSSYAFDVVWSNMMNTLTAGGCLCIPSAEERQDSISGCLEKYQATVADFTPSVLRNIEPKTALTQLSTMLLGGEVVLPSDAQYVREGARVVSAYGPAECTPTSLILPLTCHSDGGLGLASGLCTWVVDAEHPDRLAPIGTVGELWLEGALVGAGYVNSPAKTKAAYVQDPEWLLRGVPGKRPGRRGRAYRTGDLVQYREDGSLVFKGRKDTQVKIRGQRVELEEVEHYVQDAVSTAAQGNMVTVVAETIRPTGSHGIMLVAFVCMGSGDEVSDQDYEQAVRGATRGVAGGLGERLPPFMIPSVFIPVRNIPMTPTGKTDRRHLRSYGSSLTLTDIAALSRTEGERRAPTTDSEQLMQGLWAEVLNMEPDNISIDDSFFRIGGDSIGAMKLVGLARKTGLPLAVKDVFKYPVMRDLCTLLY; encoded by the exons ATGACGCACCTCCAAAGTCAACCAATCATTTCACATCCTATCGTTGGGGAAAACGTCATGTTCGCAGAAAATCCTGAAGATGTGAAGAGCGTGTCTATTGATGACGTTTGGTCTCAAAATGCCTCGGTCCCCGAAACCGTAGAGGCTTGCGTCCATGGTCTTATCAAGCGCACAGTTTGGGAGTTTCCCAATCGCCAAGCTGTGTGTTCTTGGGACGGCGACTTGACATATCAACAACTAGACAATATTTCCAGCACATTAGCTCATTATCTTGTCGAAATTGGACTCCAAGTCGGAAATCATGTTCTCTTGTCCTTTGAAAAATCGTTGCTTGCACCCATTGCGGTCATGGCCGCGATGAAGGCCGGCGGAGTGTCAATTGCCGTAGACGGCTCCCATTCTCAACTAGCAGGCCCAGAGTCTTCGAAACAACTCTGTGCCTCTCTTTGTATCTCTTCTGCAGCAAACCGTTCGGCATTGACAGATGCAGGTGTGCAGGACATCCTAATTCTGGATCACCAATTTCTATTGGAGCTTTCAACCAGGCCGAGATCTTCACAGTTGCCTAAAGTGACTCCTTCAGATGGCCTCTTTTCAAGTTTGGACGCAACATCAGAGAATTTTTCTGCGATGGGTACTGTTACCCACAGCCAATTTAGTAGTGCCATTGTATATCAACAAAGGGCGCTTGGGTTCGGCAAAGACACTCGTACCCTTGATTATATCTCATATACATCCCCTGTGGCCTGGTGTTACTTGCTACACACATTATCCTCTGGGGGCTGCCTCTGTATGCCCTCACCTCATCGCGATTCTGGCATCGCACTGCCCAAATCAGCACCAGGCAATGCAAACTGCGCATTTGTTACGCCGGATTGGGCCCATGATTTAAACTACGAGGATATATCAACTCTAGTTCAAGTCAACTGTTTCAGCGAAGAGACTACCTTGTCGGACCTTAGCCTAGGAGAAACTGAGCTAACAGTCTTCAGTGCATATGGATGTGCCAAGCTGGCTTCGGTCATCCCTATCGCAAAGACAATTATCCCCTATAATGGGGAAGATCAAGCTCTTTCTAGCGATTCAGGCGTCTTCGATGGAGACTGGAGGGTCAGTGCAATCAAAGCCTCCATACAATCATTGGCGTCAGATGAGTCGAATATGGACGAGACCTCATTCTCCCAACGAGTATATGGACTCTGCCTATGGATAGTTGACATTGATGATCCAACGTCACTTGCGCCAATGGGCAAAGTTGGTGAACTGTGGGTCGAAGGGCCTTTATTGGGTCAAGGTGGTGTTGATAAAGACCAGTCTTTTGTGGAAAACCCTCTCTGGCTGGTAAATGGTACTGAGAACCATCCAGGCCGCAATGGATTATTGTTGAGAACCGGTTCCCTAGCCAAATACAGGCAAGATGGGACCATCCAGCTATTGGGACAAGGTCTAGGAGGTGAAACTTGCGTCGTCCGTGCTGACTTGAGCGCTTCTGAGCTTGACCTGAGATGGTCTATTTCGAGAGGCCATGACCAAGACTCGGAGCTCTATATACAGCATGATGAGGCTTCtcaagatgaagttgaaTCCACAATGCAAAATATCTGGGCCGCGATATTGCACGTCGACCCGGCGATGATTAGCGGGGATAGTCACTTTTTCAGAATGGGGGGCGATATGATTCAGGCCATGTTGCTCTGCAAAGCTGCCGGGTCTTCCAGCATATGCATCAACACCAGAGAAATCTATAAACACCCCTACCTGAAAGATATATCGGAGGTTTGCCGCCGACATCGCTCGAAGGATAGGGCAGAACCTAGACCGGCTCTCCTATCTGCCCTCGAAAGCCGAGAAGCACGCTCCCAGATTTCTCGACtatgcaacattgaagaatCTAGAGTATTAGATATTCTTCCCTGTACGCCTTTACAAGAAGGACTATTGGCTCTGACCGTAAAAAATCCCGGCGATTACGTTGCAAGAAACGTTTTCAAAATCGGCAAAGATGTGGAACTCGTTAAGCTGAAAAGGGCTTGGGATTATGTTGTTATGATGAACACAATTCTACGCACGCGCATAGTCAGCCTTCCTGATAATGGACTTGTTCAGGCAGTTTTGGCTGAAGAAACGCACTGGGTGGATAGTCTGGCGGAAGAAGACTCAGTGATGAGTTTGGGAACACCTCTCACCCGattctctcttcttccagaGAATGCTGAAGGTGATGTTTTTCTATTATGGGAGATCCACCACGCTCTATACGACGGATGGTCAATGAATTTGCTGCTCCAAGATGTGCAAGATGTATACTACGGAAATGAGATTCAGGACTTGGAGTCCATGGATGCATTTCTTGATTACGTCACTACTATGGATAAGAACTCTCGGGACGAATTTTGGAGAAGCCAGTTTGCTGGCATCCAAGGCTGTCACTTCCCAACTCCCAAGAACACAGATAACCCAAGACCTGATCAGAAGCTCGAAGTGTCTGTATCTGATCTAGACTGGTTCAACAGCGACTTTACTTCGTCCACTATACTCCGCGCGGCTTGGTGTATTCTGTCTGCGCACAACACGAATTCAGACGAAGCCCTGTTCGGCGTCACCGTGACAGGCAGACAAGCTCCAGTTTCAGGAATCGAAAGGATAACCGGTCCTACGATTGCCACTGTTCCTCTGCGCATTGTTCTAGACTGGGACAAAGACGTGGAGTCAATATTGCATCGTGTACAGCAACAGTCCGTTGACATGATCCCATTTGAGCAAACTGGCTTACAGCATATCCGCCGCCTGGGAGAAGAGCCCAGTCTAGCCTGCAACTTCCAAACTCTTCTTGTTGTGCAGCCCCcaagtggtggtggtagcGTCGAGCCAGAAGAAGAGTTCTTGACCGAAGTCCACGATGAGGAAAATGCAAACAAGTGGCAAGATTTCAGTACTTATGCTCTAGTCATTGAATGCCAATTGGAGGCAAAAGGAGTTCATGTGCGTTTAGGATTCGACTCAACACTAGTGTCGGAGACGAAAATGGCACACGTTGCTGCCAACTTGGAGACGGTTATTCGCCAATTCTCTGACCCGCGGCTAAGGAGGCAAACATTGCGGAACACACTTGGTGAAACACTTACTACTTTTGGCCTAGATCAAATCTGGGCCTGGAATAGAGTTGTGCCAGAGCCTACAGAACTGTGTGTTCACGACTTGATTACACAGAGAACCTTGGAGGACTCGTCTGCCCCCGCCATTTGTGCATGGGACGGCCATCTTACCTATGGCCAGTTGGCTGAATTGTCCGAGAATTTAGCAGAGAGACTAGCCAGTCTGAATGTTCGCGGCTGCCTCATCCCGTTATACTTTGAAAAGTCCATGTGGATGCCTGTAGCCGCGGTAGCTGTCATGAAAGCCGGCGCCGGTGTTGTCGCTGTGGACATGAAGCTACCAGAGGAAAGAATACGCTCGTTAATCTCACAACTCGGGTCTCCGGTGGCGCTATCATCTGCTGAAAACCAAGACTTGGTAAGAAAGATAGCTGGCAGCGGCGACGTGTTGATCGTTGGCCCCGGACAGCAATGCCTCGAACCTTTACATTTGCCCACAAAGTTGCCCCTGGTACAACCGTCCGACACCGTGTACACGGTATTCACATCTGGTAGTACTGGTACACCAAAAGGTGCGATGGTGTCACACGGCAACTTCTGTTCAGCCATCACACACCAGCAAAGGCGCTTGATGTTCTCCCGCAGCTCTAGGGTGCTTGATTTCTCATCGTATGCTTTTGATGCCTCATGGTGCAACCTAATCCATGCTTTGACGAGTGGAGGCTGTCTGTGCATACCCTCGGCCTATGAGAGAGAGAATCAATTGGCTGAGTGCTTCAAAAAGTATAATGTGACCACGGTAGATTTGACGCCATCTGTTGCACGTATGCTAGGACCAAAGGTGCTGTCCGATCTGAGTACCCTTATCCTGGGCGGCGAAGCCGTCGTCCCTGCTGATGCTTTTCTGGCTGGAGACAAGactgccatcatcaacgtATATGGGCCAGCCGAATGCACACCTACTGTTACTCTATCTGAAGTCTCTGCCGACGGGATCACTATCGGTCGTGGCGCCGGTGTTTGTACCTGGGTGGTCGACGTGAACAACTCACAAGTCTTGGCACCTCTTGGTGAAATTGGAGAGCTCTGGGTTGAAGGGCCTCTTGTTGGCCAAGGATATCTTGCGAATCCTGACAAAACAGCGACAGTATTTATTAAAGACCCGGCTTGGCTTTCCAGAGGAGCTCCCGGCCACACCGGGCGGACTGGCCGTGTATACCGAACTGGTGATCTCGTACGATATACGAGTTCTGGTGAACTCATCTTCGTGGGTCGCAAAGATACACAGGTCAAGATACGAGGACAGCGGGTGGAGCTGGAAGATCTCGAGCACCATATTGCAAGTAGTATGGACTCGGTGAAAAGCAACGACATCAAGACCTTGACTGTAGTTGCAGAGACGATTCGACCAAAACAAGCCTCGAGCGCCGTCTTGGTGGCATTTGTTGCACTCGAAAGCTCCGAAGCCGAGCTGACTGATGAACAGCATCGAATGCTAGTCCAAAATCTTGTCCAAGTAAGCAATGATCGCTTGCAGGAAAAAATCCCAATCTATATGGTACCAGCTTCCTATATACCAATACGGAAAATTCCCATGACCCCAAGCGGCAAAACAGACAGACAGCAGCTTCGAGACATTGCAGAGTCAGCTTGGAAAGAGTACAGAAAAATGCCCGACAAGACTGCCACCCAGGAGATACTGACTGATGTTGAGAAGCTGCTTCAGCAAATTTGGATGGCGGTCCTTAATTTGTCTGCTCAAGAGGTTTCAGTTAACAAGGCTTTCACGAGAATAGGCGGCGATTCCATTTCGGCAATGCAAGTTGTTGCTCAATGTAGGCAGCATAACATTTCCATCACCGTTGCAGATATCCTGCAGTCGGGAACCATAAGGCAATTGGCATCACATTGCAAGTCCATCTCGCGCCATTCAGTgcccgacgacgatgaaggcgtcgacgaggagggcTCTGAGCCATTCGACCTCTCACCTATCCAACAACTATTCTTCGACGCGTATCCAACTGGACTCAACCACTTCAATCAAACCTTTGTGCTAGAGCTGGGATCACTGGTTCCTGGAGCAAGATTTttcgccgccgtcaaggacctTGTTGATCGCCATGCCATCCTTCGGAACCGTTTCCACCGCCCAGCCGCGGGCGCAGCGTGGAAGCAGAGCATAGCTCCCAAAGGTCCATCATCCTTCGCTTTCGTGGAACACAATGTTTCGAATCGGGATGAGGTCATGCTTTTGTCGCAATGGAGACAGGAACATCTCGACATTGAGAATGGCCCAGTGTTTGCTTGCGACCTCTTCAACATTGCTGGAGACGTTCAGCTTGTTACCCTGTCGGCAcaccacctcgtcgtcgatcTCGTCTCGTGGAGAATCATCTGGGGCGATATTGAAGATCACATCAGGCACGGGAACCTGATCTCGGCCCCATCGACGTCGTGGAAATCATGGCTAAGGCGTCAAATTAGGGCCAACCGTCATGCCTCTCCCATTTCAGTGCTGCCATACAGCGTTCCGCTTCCGGACCTGGAATTCTGGGGACTTCCCTTGGGTGAGAACACATTCGGCAACTGTACCCTAATCACGGAGGAATTCGAGTCGTTCGTTACCAATGCGATATTTGGAGATGCCAATGAATGCCTGCGAACGGAGCCTGTGGACATTTTGCTGGGTGCCATGGCGCACTCATTTCACCGAATATTCCCGGAAAGATGCCTGCCCACTATTTGGCTCGAAGGACACGGCCGTGAGTACTCGCAGAATCTCCCTGTCGATATTTCCGGAACGGTAGGGTGGTTCACGACTCTGCACCCTGTTCCTGTCCCCGTGAAGCCAGGCGACTCCGTTATAGAAGCCATTAGGTTTGCCAAAGATATCAGAAGAAAGGTCCCTGGAAAGGGTCAGCCCTACTTTGCCTGCCGGTTCTACAGTGAATCTGGTCGCGAGGCCGCCCAGGGACAAGACATCACAGAGGTCACCTTTAATTTCACCGGCAGATTTCAACAgcttgaagctgaagaaggatTGTTCAAACGCCCTGAGCATCTTGGCGACAGTGATTACGACATGGTTGATGTATCACCGACAGCTCACCGTCTTACCATGATTGAAATCACCGCCGACGTGGAAGACGACTGGCTCATGGTATCGTTCCAAGTTCATCAAAACATGAGACACCAAGAACGATTGCAAAGATGGGCCCAGGAGTTTGGAACATCTGTACGGAGCGCGGTCACCGAACTGTCCAAATCGCGTGCCAGCTTCACTCTCAGTGATCTTCCGCTGCTGCCAATGTCATATGGTGCTCTAGACGCCTTGCTTTGCAATCAGCTTCCCAGTTTAGGAATACAGACCGAGAATGTGGTTGATATTTTGCCCTGCTCTCCACTTCAGCAGGGCATTCTACTGAGCTCAGAGAAGGAATCTGCCTCGTATGCAACTTGTTCAACTTGGCGCTGCTTGGCTACCGAGGGAATGGCGACAACGATTGAGCCCGAGAGACTACGAACCGCGTGGACCAGATTGGTACAGAGACATCCGATTCTGTCTACTGTTTTCGCTTTACACCCAGAAGGAGATGGTTTCATTCAGATTATTCTGAAGAACGCCAACGTCCAGGCCAAGTTTGTTAAGTCTGGCTCACAAGACCCCGATGCCATGCTGAATACTCTTCAACGACCACACTTTGAGGCCCATGAGCCACAGCACTTATTTTTCGTCTGCCAATCTGACAGTGGGGACGTGGCTTGCAGGTTAGACATCAGCCATGCCCTCATGGACGCGGCTTCCATGTCAGTCATCTTGCAAGAGTTGATCAACTTGTATGACGGCATTGTGCCTGCGCCAGTGCCGCCGTTTAGACGTGTGATGAGCCATATTTCCAGCATTCCTCGTGCCCAGCGTATTTCTCCATGGGTTTCTATGCTTACTGGAGTGACTCCTTGTGAATTCCCGCTCGCAATTCACACCGCCTCCGCAGGTGATGAGCGCCATGGCGACATCCCCGTGCCGCCGTTGGAATTGGCCGAGGTTTCTAGACTGTGTATGAATCTCGGCATCACGCGTGCTGTTTTCTTCCAGGTTGCCTGGGCCATGGTCCTTGCAACCTTCACCGGAATGGATGAGGTTTGCTTCGGATACTTGGCCTCGGGCCGGGATGCTCCTATAGATGGTATTGAAGGGATCGTGGGACCGCTGGCAAATTTACTCATCAGCCGCATTGATTTGAGAGATTCGCCTCGCAACGTCTTGGAGTCTGTCTCCAACAGATCGATACAGCATTTGGCCATGCAATATGCATCACTGGCCGAGATTCAGCACGAATTGGGTATTTCAGGAAAGAAATTGTTCAACACGTCTTTGTCCATCAGGGAGTCGGATAAGCTAAAGAGCTATGAAAAGAGGAGTTTGTCATTTGAGGCCAGTGCCGGAGAAGATCCCCATGAA TTTGACATGGGCCTCAGCGCCAGCATTGatggcagcaacattgaTCTTGTTGTGGAGTATCGAGAACCTTATATCCAACAATCTGTTGCTGCTCAGGCATGTGATGTCTTGTCCATGGCCGTGACTTACCTCCTTCAGACCAATTATGAAAATCACTTACTCGAGGGCGAAATAACTGTGTCCTCTAATGTCTCATTATTTGATGGTTTCTACAAACAGATTGTTGGGACTGATGAAGTCACAACCACCGCCTTTTGGAGAGAGCAGTTTCAAGGAACCACGGGCAGTCATTTCCCGTCACCGCCAGCAGTCCAGCGATCACGAACATACAAAGAGGTTTCGCTCTTCCAAAAAGGTGGCCTACACCTCGACAGTGACATTGAGTCTCGTACTTATATTAAAGCGGCTTGGGCCATTGTTGCAGCAAGAATGCTGGATTCCACAGAAGCAATATTTGGTCTCGCATCTGACGACCACTCCCTACTACCGGTTCGTATCCCCATCACTTGGACCGGGAATGTAAACAACCTCCTCCAGTCTATTCAGAAACAGGGACAAGATATGGAGATTTTCAAAAGAACCGGACTGCAACGAATCCGCCGCATTAGTGCTGAAGCTTCTCTGGCATGCGACTTCCAGAGCGTTCTCTCCGTCAACAACGATGATGCTCAACAGGTGCAGTCGGGCGACTATGCCATACTTTTGAAGTATATCAAGACACAGTTGGGGTCCTGCGTTAGCATTAAATTTGATTCCAGCACACTGTCCGAGAACGAGGTCACGCGGCTGTTTTATCAATTCGAGCATGTGCATCAGCAACTTCTCAGCCCGGAAGCAGGTGAACTCAAGGTGCAGGATGTGTCAATCACGAGCAGCAGAGACCTCCAGGATATTTGGACTTGGAACGCCAAGCTTCCCGAAGCCGTGTCCGACAACATGCCTCGCATGATCCGTGAGACTGTCCACCGACAACCTGGCGCTACCGCTATACATGCATGGGACGGATCCCTAAGCTACCAACAACTGGACGACTTGTCTACTACTCTGGCCTATCATTTGAGAAAGGTCGGGGTCGAAAAGGGGGACATGATTCCGCTGTGCTTTGAGAAATCCATGTGGATGCCAGTCTCTGCAttggccatcatgaagacTGGCGCTGCGTGTGTTGCTACAGATCCGTCCAACCAGCCAGAGGAGCGTTTACGAGGCATGACGGCACAGATCGAAGCAAAGACAATCTTGGCCTCTGTGGCCTATACCGACATGGCCAAAAGGCTAGGCGCTGGCAACGTCATATCAGTGGATCTTGAACGACTATTCGAGTTTGCCCTGTCTTTGGACCACGAACCCAGCCTTCCGGAAATCGATGCCTCGGATATTCtgtatataatatttacgTCCGGCACCACGGGCGTGCCCAAGGGTGCCATGGTCACGCATGGGAATTACTGCAGCGCAATTGTTCACCAGAGAGAGTTGCTTGGCTTCGAAAGCAACTCGCGCGTTCTGGACTTTTCATCGTATGCGTTTGATGTGGTATGGTCTAATATGATGAATACCCTGACGGCAGGCGGATGCTTGTGCATACCATCAGCTGAAGAGCGGCAAGACAGCATTTCGGGCTGCTTAGAAAAGTACCAAGCTACAGTGGCGGATTTCACACCATCCGTCCTGCGCAATATCGAGCCAAAGACGGCCCTCACGCAGCTGTCCACGATGCTTCTAGGTGGCGAGGTTGTCCTGCCCAGCGACGCACAATATGTGCGTGAAGGGGCACGCGTAGTCAGTGCATACGGACCGGCAGAGTGCACGCCAACCAGCCTGATATTGCCCTTGACTTGTCACAGCGACGGTGGCTTGGGTCTTGCATCCGGGCTATGCACCTGGGTTGTTGATGCGGAGCATCCTGACAGATTGGCGCCCATTGGGACAGTCGGCGAGCTTTGGCTGGAGGGAGCCCTCGTCGGAGCAGGGTACGTCAACAGCCCGGCGAAAACAAAGGCAGCGTACGTCCAAGATCCCGAGTGGCTTCTTCGAGGCGTTCCTGGTAAGCggcctggccgccgcggccgagcGTACCGCACGGGAGATCTGGTGCAATACCGCGAGGACGGCAGTCTCGTATTCAAGGGCCGAAAAGACACGCAGGTCAAGATTCGCGGACAGCGAGTAGAGCTGGAGGAAGTCGAGCATTATGTGCAAGATGCGGTTTCCACTGCTGCGCAAGGCAACATGGTGACAGTTGTAGCCGAGACAATCCGGCCAACGGGCAGCCACGGAATCATGTTGGTGGCATTTGTTTGTATGGGTTCCGGGGACGAAGTGAGCGATCAAGACTACGAACAGGCAGTACGAGGTGCAACGCGTGGTGTCGCTGGAGGATTGGGCGAGCGGCTACCGCCATTCATGATCCCGAGCGTATTCATTCCGGTTCGAAACATTCCCATGACGCCGACGGGGAAGACTGACCGTCGGCACTTGCGCAGCTACGGGTCTTCTCTGACGTTGACGGATATCGCCGCCTTGAGTCGCACTGAGGGCGAGCGCAGGGCGCCGACGACTGATTCCGAACAGTTGATGCAGGGACTTTGGGCTGAAGTGCTCAACATGGAACCTGACAATATCAGCATCGACGACAGTTTCTTCCGTATCGGGGGTGATTCCATCGGGGCGATGAAGCTAGTTGGTTTGGCACGCAAGACTGGCTTGCCACTTGCTGTCAAGGATGTGTTCAAGTATCCGGTTATGCGGGATCTGTGTACCCTTTTGTATTAG